The stretch of DNA CTGTAACATCAAAAAACAGCAGTTCATATTCTCTTTTGACCAAAGTCAAACATATTCCATCAACAGAGAGACTACTCCCTGGAGCTCCATCGATTAATTTACGGGCAAAGATTCCTATCTCCATGAAATCCCCGTAATAGTTGACAAGCTCTACCCGAGCGACCTCTTGAATAATGCCTGAAAACATAGATACCCTAACGCCTTGCTAGGCTATAACAAAATATTTCTTAGTGACTTTAAGGAACTAGATACACGACAAAGCCTCTCGGATCACATAGAAGCAAACTTCGGTTGCTTATAATCAAAAAATGATTATACTCCGAGACCGTCTGTAGAGAAAACTCTCCCTAGGACAGAGCTCTTTTCAGCACGAGAGATAGGATTTTATCCATTAAAATAAAAACCGTGGTATCTTGAGCGTCCTGCAAATGTTAGGCGACCTTTGAAAAAAAATCACCACAAATCACAATCAAGAATTGTGTTACCAGATCCCCCAACCCATCTCTTTCTTGTATTTCTGGAGGACCTGTTAGTAGTCCACAAGGATCCAATGTTTGAATTTTAGGAGGAATCTCCCATGCTATGCCCATTTTGTAACCATGGAGAGCTTAAAGTTATCGACTCTCGAAACTCTCCAGAAGCTAATGCAATTAAACGACGCCGAGAATGCTTACGATGTAATCAAAGATTCACAACATTTGAAACTGTAGAGTTAACTGTACAGGTGTTAAAGCGAGACGGTCGTTACGAAAATTTCCAAGAATCTAAGCTTGTAAATGGGCTGAAAGCAGCTTCCAGTCACACAAGAATTGGTCAAGAACAGGTACAAGCCATAGCTTCCAATATCAAGCAAGATCTTCTGGGCAAACAAAATCGAGAAATCTCTACCAAAGAAATAGGCGAACTAGTAATGAAATATCTAAAAAAAGCAGATATGATTGCCTACATTAGATTCGCCTGTGTTTACAGAAGATTCAAAGATGTTGGGGAACTCATGGAAGTGTTATTATCTGCGACACCAGACGGTGAAAAATAAACATGAAAAGGAGAATTTTATGCCCCTAACGGCCGAAGAAATAGCCGATTTTAAAGCTCGCCTTCTCGAGATGAAGGCTAAATTATCCCATACTTTAGAAGGGAATGCTCAAGAAGTAAAAAAACCTAATGAAGCGACCGGCTATTCGCAACACCAAGCTGATCAAGGCACAGATACATTTGACCGAACCATCAGTTTGGAAGTAACAACTAAAGAGTACAAACTTCTTAGACAAATTGATCGCGCTTTAGAAAAGATCGAAGAAGCTTCTTATGGTATTTGTGATGTAAGTGGAGAGGAAATTCCGTTGGCAAGATTAATGGCAATCCCTTACGCTACAATGACCGTAAAAGCTCAAGAAAAATTCGAAAAAGGACTTCTTTCCGGAAACTAGTTATAATGCCGACCCGCTCTTTATCAACCTTCCTTACTCTCCTACTCCTAGCCTCTCTTGATTGGGTCTCAAAACTAGTTGTGTTACTTAAGAGTTGTCAACTCTCCCCCCACTCCCCGGCTTTACTTTATAGCTATGTGTGGGGACACTTTTCTTTTCTCATTACCCCTTCCTTCAATGAAGGAGCGGCTTTTGGTCTATTTGCTCAACATAAAGTCCCTCTTCTCATTTTCCGCATTTGCGTTATCTTAGGCCTTTCTCTTTTCTTAGGAATTAAATATAGATCTTTACACACAAGAACACGAATTGCTTTAACACTAATTCTAGCAGGAGCTCTAGGTAACGTAGGGGATATCGCTCTACATGGGCGGGTTGTTGATTTCCTTTCCCTCAACTACTACTCTTGGAGTTTCCCTTCTTTTAATTTAGCAGATACCTTTATCTCCGCAGGCACCCTTCTGCTTGTTGGGCACCTATATTTTAGCAA from Chlamydia suis encodes:
- a CDS encoding TraR/DksA family transcriptional regulator, encoding MPLTAEEIADFKARLLEMKAKLSHTLEGNAQEVKKPNEATGYSQHQADQGTDTFDRTISLEVTTKEYKLLRQIDRALEKIEEASYGICDVSGEEIPLARLMAIPYATMTVKAQEKFEKGLLSGN
- the lspA gene encoding signal peptidase II: MPTRSLSTFLTLLLLASLDWVSKLVVLLKSCQLSPHSPALLYSYVWGHFSFLITPSFNEGAAFGLFAQHKVPLLIFRICVILGLSLFLGIKYRSLHTRTRIALTLILAGALGNVGDIALHGRVVDFLSLNYYSWSFPSFNLADTFISAGTLLLVGHLYFSKDSKKYF
- the nrdR gene encoding transcriptional regulator NrdR gives rise to the protein MLCPFCNHGELKVIDSRNSPEANAIKRRRECLRCNQRFTTFETVELTVQVLKRDGRYENFQESKLVNGLKAASSHTRIGQEQVQAIASNIKQDLLGKQNREISTKEIGELVMKYLKKADMIAYIRFACVYRRFKDVGELMEVLLSATPDGEK